A window of the Virgibacillus pantothenticus genome harbors these coding sequences:
- a CDS encoding carbohydrate ABC transporter permease: MVKKEAMSKGFIYILLTLGAILMLLPFAWMISTSLKSANEVMIMPPKWIPTDIQWENYAKAFEVAPFARYAFNSIVVLVLSTLGELITTILAAYAFSRINFYGKNIVFAVLLGTMMVPGEVLLTPNFVTLVHLGWIDQYEALIVPWIASIFSIFLLRQFFLSIPEELAYASKIDGCNDFKFLWTIMVPLAKPALITITLLKAIGSWNAFLWPLIVTNSEEMRTLPVGLTAFSTETGTVYELLMAASTMIILPMIILYIILQKYIIEGVAKAGVKG, encoded by the coding sequence ATGGTGAAAAAAGAGGCAATGTCAAAAGGGTTTATTTACATTTTATTAACGCTCGGTGCTATCCTCATGCTCCTTCCATTTGCTTGGATGATTAGTACATCATTAAAGTCGGCAAATGAGGTTATGATTATGCCGCCAAAATGGATTCCAACCGATATTCAATGGGAGAATTATGCCAAAGCTTTTGAAGTTGCGCCATTTGCACGTTATGCCTTCAACAGTATTGTTGTGTTGGTGCTTAGCACACTTGGAGAATTAATTACAACCATTTTAGCTGCCTATGCTTTTTCGCGCATTAATTTTTATGGGAAAAATATTGTTTTTGCGGTGTTGCTCGGGACGATGATGGTTCCAGGAGAAGTGCTATTGACACCAAATTTTGTAACGCTTGTGCATCTGGGCTGGATTGACCAGTATGAAGCATTAATTGTCCCTTGGATTGCGAGCATATTTTCTATCTTTCTATTGCGGCAGTTTTTCTTAAGTATTCCTGAAGAGCTTGCTTATGCGTCTAAAATTGATGGCTGCAATGACTTTAAATTTTTGTGGACAATTATGGTGCCACTTGCAAAGCCGGCCCTAATTACGATTACTTTGTTAAAAGCGATTGGAAGCTGGAATGCGTTTCTATGGCCGTTAATTGTTACGAATTCGGAGGAAATGCGTACACTTCCTGTCGGTTTAACGGCTTTTAGCACAGAGACAGGGACGGTTTATGAGCTATTGATGGCAGCTTCAACGATGATTATTTTGCCAATGATTATCTTATATATTATTTTACAAAAGTACATCATTGAAGGGGTAGCAAAAGCGGGCGTAAAAGGATAG
- a CDS encoding ABC transporter substrate-binding protein, whose amino-acid sequence MKKIIMFLVITMQIMVLAACGNEEKQKEDKEAEKATATSIPDSLEEPVEIEFWHAMTGGLEETLKTITDEFNQSQENIEVTLVSQGSYGDLSQKLMASAKAGDAPVMTQAYEDWMTQYIDNDLIADLTPYIEHEKHGWSEDELNDIVEVFRKANTWEDKMYGVPFNKSTEVLYYNEDMLADNDLEVPTTWEEYKQAAEKLTTEKDGTSIVGLGFENSIGLSFPTYVRQTGGKTIDAEENKVTFDTPEAKTALEFLNGMVAAGHARLAGEDGYMSGPFGRGDVAMYVGSSAGISFVGAEAESKINWSVAPLPKGKEAATAFQGTNLTMFNSASEEEKLAAWEYMKFLTSKEQTVYWAKSTGYVPVRDSALNTDEWKQYIQENPEFGVAASQFDAGYYDPNIKGKSGIQEVLDKEIQAVLLQEKTVEDGLKDIQKDAQNAVDKANK is encoded by the coding sequence ATGAAAAAGATTATTATGTTTTTAGTGATTACTATGCAAATCATGGTACTGGCTGCATGTGGGAATGAAGAGAAACAGAAAGAAGATAAAGAGGCAGAAAAAGCAACAGCAACTTCTATTCCAGATAGTTTGGAAGAACCTGTAGAAATTGAGTTTTGGCATGCAATGACAGGTGGACTGGAAGAAACATTAAAAACAATCACAGATGAATTTAATCAGTCACAGGAAAATATTGAAGTTACATTAGTTAGCCAAGGATCATATGGTGATTTATCCCAGAAATTAATGGCTTCCGCTAAAGCTGGTGATGCACCAGTAATGACACAGGCATATGAAGATTGGATGACACAGTATATTGACAATGATTTGATTGCAGATCTTACGCCGTACATTGAACATGAGAAGCATGGCTGGTCGGAAGATGAATTAAATGATATCGTCGAAGTTTTCCGTAAAGCAAATACGTGGGAGGATAAAATGTATGGTGTTCCATTCAATAAGAGTACAGAAGTGCTTTATTATAATGAAGATATGCTTGCTGATAACGATCTAGAAGTTCCAACAACATGGGAAGAGTATAAACAAGCTGCTGAGAAATTGACAACAGAAAAAGATGGTACATCTATTGTCGGATTAGGTTTTGAGAACTCTATCGGTTTATCTTTCCCAACATATGTTCGCCAAACAGGTGGAAAGACAATTGATGCAGAAGAAAATAAGGTTACTTTCGATACACCGGAGGCGAAAACGGCTCTTGAATTTCTAAACGGTATGGTTGCGGCAGGACATGCTCGCCTTGCCGGAGAAGATGGTTATATGTCTGGACCGTTTGGTCGTGGGGATGTAGCAATGTATGTTGGTTCTTCAGCAGGAATATCCTTTGTAGGAGCGGAAGCTGAAAGTAAGATCAATTGGTCTGTAGCACCACTTCCAAAGGGGAAGGAAGCTGCAACGGCATTCCAAGGCACGAATTTAACGATGTTTAACTCTGCTTCAGAAGAAGAGAAACTAGCAGCTTGGGAATATATGAAATTTTTAACAAGTAAAGAACAAACAGTGTATTGGGCGAAATCAACAGGCTATGTACCTGTACGTGATTCAGCTTTAAATACAGACGAATGGAAGCAGTATATTCAAGAAAACCCAGAATTTGGAGTAGCAGCTTCACAGTTTGATGCTGGTTATTATGACCCAAATATAAAAGGTAAATCTGGTATTCAAGAAGTACTAGATAAAGAAATTCAGGCTGTTTTATTACAAGAGAAGACAGTGGAAGATGGATTAAAGGATATCCAAAAAGATGCTCAAAATGCAGTGGATAAGGCGAATAAATAA